The Leptospira paudalimensis region AATGTTCCATTTGGAACCATTTTGATTTTCGAAAGAACCTCACTGGTGAAAGATCCGACTCACTCGTGTTATTTGATCTAAATTTTATAGGTCAAATTCCCAACCATACCCTTCAAGGACAAATTTTTGGAAGGTATACCACAAACTTTGTATCCGAGTGGTCAAATGAAGAGTTAGTTTTTTTGAAAGATGAGGAGGGAAACGATGATGATGTTCGGATTTCTATCTCTGGACTTCCTGAAATTGTTCGTTTAAAAAATTTTGATTATGATATCACAACAACGACACCTTCCAAAACTCTCAGTATCATCATCAATCATAATGTCAACATTTCTCCTGTTAGACTTTCCTTAACGGTAGAAGATTATGACCATGCACTTGTGAATGGAAAATTGTATTTGGCAATTTCCGATGAGTGGAATACGTTTTTACACGGTAGTTTTACAGCTACTCATATTTATAAAATTGAGTTTGATGAATATGGAGTAGCAAACAAAGAACTTCCCGATTTTATCTCAAGTTATTTAGCATCCAAAATTTATGCGTTGTCTGGTAATATATTATTATTACAAAAACATTATCCATCATTAACAGAAAAAGAAAAAGATGAATTACTCACACTTGTGATGTATCACTGGCCCGAAAACCAAACAACTGTTTCGGAAGTACATTTCAAAGAAACAAACATCCAAGCAAAATTCCAACTCACTCAGAGAAAACTGAACGAAACTTTTATTTTTTTAATTTCCAATCAATTAAAACCAAATGCAAACCATTGGCATATCATTCATGATGTTGTTTGCCATTCAGAATCCGAACCAATCTTCATCCCCATTCTCAAATCAAAATTTCCAGAGGAATACCACCAAAACTTAGGAAATCAATTAGAAACTAAAAATGAAGATAAAACTTTAGATTGGTTAGATGAAGATGATGTTTATTTATTAGATTCTTTTGTAAGAACAGTTGGATCCTTAGATTATATCATTAAAGATTCCATTCGCAATCCTCTTGGTTTTACTTTATTACAAGAGGCTTTTGTACGTTCTAAATTCAAATCTTGTATGCGATTATTGGAAAGAGGTGCAAACCCCAATATTTTAGATGCTAATGGAGAATCTGCCATCTTCAAATTATGCCAAGACAACAAACTTCGTTTGCAAGAAAAAACTGCACTCATGGATGAACTCATCAAACGTGGAGCTATGGTAAACTTACAATCGGTAAATGGAATGTCACCTCTCCATTGGTGTTCTGTTTTTGGAGAACCAAGTTTGGCAAAACGACTCATCCAAGCAGGTGTTGACATTCACATAACGGATCAAATTGGCAGTACTGCTCTACACGAAGCTTGTAAATTTGGAAATTCTTCTGTCCTTGCTTTATTACTCGAATCGGGAGCGAAAGCAAATGGGAAAACCTTGGAGGAAAAAACAGGCCGTGATTTAGCCTTTGAAAATTTAGAAATTGCCGAACTGGAATCAGACGAAGAGAAAAAGAACCGTTACCAAAGGGTTCTTTCTCTCCTTGATGTGTATGGTGGTTAAAATCCAAATCGTTTTGTTTTGATCACCTTAACGATCAAGTACAAAACGAGTCCCACTGGACCATAATAGAAAGTGAGGAAATGAATGGGAACAAGGTACAATCGATGGATTCCAATTGACTTTCCATCTTCTGCTTCCCAAGTTCCGATAAACAAATCAAATGATAGATAATGCACCCATCCAGCTAACAGAAATTCATCGTTTGTAAATAAAGAACGCACCGATTCCAAACTTGAAAAATTGCCTTCTGCCTTCCCAAAACCTAGAGACAGGGCAAAAATGTATAACCCTCCAAGAAATAGACCCGAAATCATAACGCGAAGGTATGGTATCACCTTATTTTGGTTTGGTGTAATGATTAATACAAACCAGGAAAGGAGTGCAATCGAATTTGCAATCGTAAACATAAGAGATGAGTTCATGTGGTTACCTTTGTTACAAAGAATTTTGGAGAGGAAAATAGACGAATGAAGAGTGTCGTCAGAACTAAAACAATTAAACCATAACTACCTGTAAAATAACGATGGAAACCGAAAATCGAGTATCCCATCAATGTTTGAACCACCATCAATCCATTCATCATGAGTAAAAAAAATCCAATCAATCGAATGATCATCCTATGTTCTTTCCTTTCCAGAAGTGGCATTAGAAAAGCCGCCAATACAAAGAAAACCTGCATCACATGCATTCCGAAAAAATGAGGGACTCGCATGTCACCAATCACCGTACTCCAACCAAAAAAATAGAGGCCTTGTCCTGCTTCCCCCTTTCCAAAGTTATGTGATCCACTTGTTTGGTAAATTCCTTGTTTCATCAGTTCCAATTGTTCTGGGCGTGGAGTTGTCATAAAAAAACCAATAATCATTCCAAAACCAGCGATGAAAAGTCCCCAAAGTAGGCTTTCTTTCACTGCCTTTGGAATCTGTTTTTGTTTGAAGATGGGTAGGATCATACCTAAGTGGAAAAGCCAAAAAATGGAAATACTGGTTCCCATAACAGAAAACACAATTTGGTTCCAAGTATTGGAAACATTAAAATGGCTATTTTCTCCTCTAGCTGCCTGCATTGTGATGAGGATAATTTCAATGGCGGAGGTGATGGTGAGTGTTATTTGAGTTTTTCGATTGAACTTCCAATCTGCCAAAAATCGTTCCAAAACCCAAAGGGTTGAAAACGAATAAATCCCAAGAGATAAAGAGAACTTGATAGGTTTGATCCAAAGATTTACTCCCAAAAGGGTTCTTGTATCTAATAAAAGCAGGGGAATCATGGTTATCGTGAGCACTGCCATTGAGATTCCATTCCAAAAAAGTGGTTGTTTTTTGATGTTGGTGTATTCCATAATGTAGACAGTGTAAACCTGCATGTAGGCTCTGTCAACATAAAAAGTATACATTGTAAACATTTTATGAAACCACTCAAAAAACAAACAACTCCCAAAAAATCGAAAACTCCCACACCAAAACCTTCTATGTCCCAAACTGCTGGGTACCACCACGGGAATTTACGAGAAGAGGTTTTGGAACACTCTCGGAAGGTTTTGGAAAAAACAGGAGTTTCGTCGCTTAGCCTTAGGGACATTGCTTCTGATTTAGGTGTGAGCCATACGGCCCCCTACAGGCATTTTCCCAAAAAAATGGACCTGCTCCAAGCATTAGTTGCAGAAGGTTTTCGAGAACTGGCACTTGCGATGAAACGGGCTTGGGACAGTTCAGAGGATCCGTTAACAAAAATCCGAAAGGCCGGAGAAGAGTACATTTATTTATTACTCAATAACCCACGTAGAACAGAACTTATGTTTGGTGGTGAAATTTATGTTTCTGGAGATCCATTGTCTGATGATTTACGAGAATGTGGAAATGAAGCATACATGGGTATGTTTCGAATAGTTGAATATGGACAAAACCAATTGGTCTTAAAAAAATCAGTACCAACAGCAACACTCATGATGAGTTTTTGGAGTGGTGTTCATGGATTTGCCGTACTGAATGAACGGAAATGGAAATCGATCCAATCTTCTGAG contains the following coding sequences:
- a CDS encoding TetR/AcrR family transcriptional regulator, encoding MKPLKKQTTPKKSKTPTPKPSMSQTAGYHHGNLREEVLEHSRKVLEKTGVSSLSLRDIASDLGVSHTAPYRHFPKKMDLLQALVAEGFRELALAMKRAWDSSEDPLTKIRKAGEEYIYLLLNNPRRTELMFGGEIYVSGDPLSDDLRECGNEAYMGMFRIVEYGQNQLVLKKSVPTATLMMSFWSGVHGFAVLNERKWKSIQSSEEEKKTFQKEVLQILEIMIEGTRL
- a CDS encoding ankyrin repeat domain-containing protein; translated protein: MKTILSCSNCLSGHSISSSKLEGKKGKYRCKKCSIWNHFDFRKNLTGERSDSLVLFDLNFIGQIPNHTLQGQIFGRYTTNFVSEWSNEELVFLKDEEGNDDDVRISISGLPEIVRLKNFDYDITTTTPSKTLSIIINHNVNISPVRLSLTVEDYDHALVNGKLYLAISDEWNTFLHGSFTATHIYKIEFDEYGVANKELPDFISSYLASKIYALSGNILLLQKHYPSLTEKEKDELLTLVMYHWPENQTTVSEVHFKETNIQAKFQLTQRKLNETFIFLISNQLKPNANHWHIIHDVVCHSESEPIFIPILKSKFPEEYHQNLGNQLETKNEDKTLDWLDEDDVYLLDSFVRTVGSLDYIIKDSIRNPLGFTLLQEAFVRSKFKSCMRLLERGANPNILDANGESAIFKLCQDNKLRLQEKTALMDELIKRGAMVNLQSVNGMSPLHWCSVFGEPSLAKRLIQAGVDIHITDQIGSTALHEACKFGNSSVLALLLESGAKANGKTLEEKTGRDLAFENLEIAELESDEEKKNRYQRVLSLLDVYGG
- a CDS encoding ABA4-like family protein; its protein translation is MNSSLMFTIANSIALLSWFVLIITPNQNKVIPYLRVMISGLFLGGLYIFALSLGFGKAEGNFSSLESVRSLFTNDEFLLAGWVHYLSFDLFIGTWEAEDGKSIGIHRLYLVPIHFLTFYYGPVGLVLYLIVKVIKTKRFGF